AACTTTTTAAACTTTATTTTCTCTCTCTTTTCTTTATCAATTCCCTACCGGTGGATAAAATTAAAAATATTCTTTTATCTTTTTATCTAAAAACAACTGTCCTTACTGGTTTCCGGCCCTCTTTATTAGCCTGTTCAAAATGTGGAAAAAAATTTTTCCGAAAAGAAAAGATATTTTTTAATATGGAAAAAGGAGGAGTTTTCTGTAAAGATTGTCAAAAGGAAAAAGAAAATTCTTTTTTAATTAATAAAAAAATTTTAGAAAATTTACAATATTTATCTTTTACTCCTTATTCAAAATTATTAGATTATCAGATTTATCCCGAAACAGAAAGAATTATAAAACTCTATCTTCAATATCATTTATCTTTTTATTGATTTTTGAAAAAATTCTTATTATGATAATAAAGCTAATCTAACCAAGGAGGAATGATGATTTTGAAATTATATAATGGAAAAGAATTACCTATTGATATGTATAAAGCCCGAGTAGTTCAAAGAATTCGACTACCCAACGTCGAAGAAAGATTGAAAGCAATCGAAGAAGCTGGTTATAATACCTTTCAACTGAAAACGAAAGATGTCTTTTTAGATATGTTAACCGATAGTGGTGTAAACGCTATGTCCCAAGAACAATGGGCAGGCTGGATAACTACCGATGACGCTTATGCTGGTAGTATGACTTTCTATAAATTTGCCGAAATTGTGGAAGAAGTTTTAGGTTATAAATATGTAATGAATGTTCATCAAGGAAGGGCAGCCGAACATCTTTTAGCAAAAGTCTTTATTAAACCGGGAATGATTGTTGCTACCAATTATCATTTTACAACCACGAAAGCCCATATTGAATTGGCAGGTGCTGAGTGTATTGAAATCTATACTGATGAAGCTCTGAAAACAAAAAGCACTTTTCCTTTTAAAGGAAATATGGACCCAGAGAAATTAAAAGGGTTAATCAAAAAATACGGCAGAGAAAGAATTGCTTACGTGCGAATGGAAGCGACTACTAATCTTCTCGGTGGTCAGCCTTTTTCAATGGCCAATTTAAAGGAAATAAGAAAAATATGTGACGAATATAAATTATTACTAGTGTTAGATGGTAGTTTAATAGCCGAAAATGCCTATCTTATTAAGAAGAGAGAACCTGGTTATGAAAATAAATC
The window above is part of the candidate division WOR-3 bacterium genome. Proteins encoded here:
- the recO gene encoding DNA repair protein RecO — translated: MAILKKGKGIILLRKNFRSASKIIDFYSQEYGRLLLLAKGVREGKNYLNGSLEPLNYCEIVFYKKENRNFYFIKDAVLLYNFPLIIKEYQKYSAVSNLNKFLSLILPIEEKNEELFKLYFLSLFFINSLPVDKIKNILLSFYLKTTVLTGFRPSLLACSKCGKKFFRKEKIFFNMEKGGVFCKDCQKEKENSFLINKKILENLQYLSFTPYSKLLDYQIYPETERIIKLYLQYHLSFY
- a CDS encoding tryptophanase encodes the protein MILKLYNGKELPIDMYKARVVQRIRLPNVEERLKAIEEAGYNTFQLKTKDVFLDMLTDSGVNAMSQEQWAGWITTDDAYAGSMTFYKFAEIVEEVLGYKYVMNVHQGRAAEHLLAKVFIKPGMIVATNYHFTTTKAHIELAGAECIEIYTDEALKTKSTFPFKGNMDPEKLKGLIKKYGRERIAYVRMEATTNLLGGQPFSMANLKEIRKICDEYKLLLVLDGSLIAENAYLIKKREPGYENKSVAQIVKEICSIPDLFYLSGRKNTCVRGGFIATNNKELF